The Paenibacillus yonginensis genome segment AATCAGCACATTGGCTTTCTGCAGCATCAGCTTAGCCAGCGCCACACGGGCTTTCTCGCCGCCGCTCAGGCTGGAGACCCGCTTCTGCACGTCATCCCCGCTAAACAGGAAGTTGCCGAGGATCGTCCGAATCCGCGCTTCCTCTACATGGGGGTAAGCGCTCCACAGCTCCTCCAATACGGTATTTGAGCCGGTCAGGTGCGTCTGCTCCTGATCATAATAACCGATCCTGATTTTGGTGCCCCAATTGATCTTGCCGGCTGTCGGCTTCAAATCGCCGGTCAAAATTTTGAGTAGCGTGGATTTGCCGATGCCGTTTGGGCCGATCAAGGCGGCGGTTTCGCCGCGGCGCAGCTCAAAGGAGACATTTTTGAAAAGCGGATGATCTTGATCAAAGGCGTAGGACAGCTGGTCAACCTGCAGCACTTCACGTCCGGACATGATTTCCGCTTCAAAGGAGAAGTTGGCCCGCTTCAAATCGCCAAGCGGTTTGTCCATGACCTCCATTTTGTCGAGCATCTTCCGGCGGCTTTGCGCCCGTTTGGTAGTGGAGGCTCTGACGATGTTCTTCTGGATAAAATCCTCCATCCGGGCGATTTCATCCTGCTGTTTCTCGTATTGCTTCATGGCGCTTTCGTATTCGGCGTCCTTCAGCTCGGCGTAACGGCTGTAATTGCCCGTATAACGTTTGGATTGATGGCGTTCGATTTCGACGATTGACGTCACCAGCCGGTCCAGGAAATAGCGGTCGTGAGACACGACAAGCAGGGAGCCGGAATAAGCGCGCAGATAGTCCTCAAGCCAGGTGAGCGTCTCGATGTCCAGATGGTTGGTCGGTTCGTCCAGCATCAGCACATCGGGAGCCTGCAGCAGGATGCGGGCCAGCGCCAGCCGGGTCTTCTGCCCGCCGCTCAGCGTGGCGATCGGCGTATCCGGCGGGAACGCTCCGAAGCCCATGCCGTGCAGGACGCTGCGGATCCGGGTCTCGATTTCATAACCGCCAAGATCTTTGAAGCGGTCCGAATTCTGGGCATAACGCTCGAGCAGATCCTGGTAGCTTTTATCTTCATGGTTGGCGGACGGATCGGCGATTTGATGCTCCATCCGCCGCAGCTCGGCTTCCATCTCCAGCAGGGGGGCGAAGACCAGCAGCATTTCCTCCCACAGCGTTTTATCGGAAGCGAGTCCGCTGTTCTGGGCCAGATAACCCAGCGTTGTTTCTTTGGCCTTAAAAATCTGCCCGCCGTCATAGGACATCTCGCCGGCGAGAATTTTGAGCAGCGTGGATTTGCCTGCGCCGTTGACGCCGACAAGGCCGATCCGCTCGCGCTCTTGTATTTGAAGGCTGATGCCTTCCAGAATAGGTGTTACTCCATAGAGCTTCGTAATATTTGAGGCTTGAAGCAGCATAATAACTAACATCCTCCATCTTTATAATGAACCGCTCGCATGGGCGGCAGTCAGGTCACAGATTCTTTTTCAGTTTAACCGAAACCGGCTCCGATTGCACCGGAAAGAGAGGTTTGAATTGTTTTTGACCAGGCTTGCGGAAAGCGGCGGGGCTTGTTTTCATTTTCATGGAACAATGATAAACTAACTAATAGAACTGATATTTCGTATATGTCAATAGGATAAGTTCATTTCGGGCTGAAAGGTAGCGGACATGGAACTGAAAGAAATAAAAAGTTTGCTGAGACAAGAAGCGGCGGCCAAACGGGCTTCTCTGGAAGAACCGGTTCGCCAGACGTTATCCGCTGCCGCCTGCAGGCTTGCCGAAGATGAGGTGCTTGCACCGCTGCGCCGAAGCCGGCCGGGTCAACGACTTACCTTGTTTACCTACCTATCCTTCAAAGACGAGCTTTCAACCAAGCCTCTTGTGGAGAGCTGCCTGCAGCAGGGCGACAAAGTGCTTGTGCCCCGTGTTACAAAGGGCGGGAAGCTGTCGGTGCATGGCTTTGAAGGCTGGGCTGCACTCAAGCCAGGAGTGTGGGGGATTCCCGAGCCGGATGCGGACAGTCCGGTTTGGCCGGAAGAACGGTATGGTGACATCGACGTGGTCATCGTCCCGGGACTGGTTTATGATTTGCAGGGGGGGCGGATCGGCTACGGCGGCGGTTATTATGACCGCTTTGCGCAGCAGCTGAAACAGGCGGCTGATGGGAGAACGGGACGCACGTTATTCGTTTCTTTAATGTTCGAAGAACAGCTTGTCCGGCAGGTTCCGGCCGAAGCGCATGACTTGAGCCTGGATGTGCTGATTACGCCAGCGAACGTATTTTACATAAATTAAGGATGATGTTTAAGATGGAACAACCAGGAAGCGGAATGACCCACTTTAATGAGCAGGGCCGGGCGAAGATGGTGGATGTCTCCGGCAAGGAGGTAACCTTCAGGACGGCTGTCGCCGTTACAACGGTTACGATGCTGCCTTCCACGCTGGCGGCTATCCGGCAGGGGAACGTTCATAAAGGCGATGTGCTGGCCGTGGCCCAGATCGCCGGCATCCAGGGCGCGAAGCGGACCTCGGACTGGATTCCGATGTGCCATCCGCTGCCGCTGACCGGAGTGAATATTACTTTCTCGGATAACGGCCAGGATCAGCTTTATATTGAAGCTTCCGTCAAGACGGAAGGACGCACCGGCGTGGAGATGGAGGCGCTGACAGCTGTTTCGGCCGCGGCGCTGACGGTCTACGATATGTGCAAGGCGCTCCAGAAGGATATGGTCATCGGGCCAACCGAATTGAAGTCCAAGCAGGGCGGCAAAAGCGGTGACTATTACAAGGGGCAAGAAACAGCAGAATCAAAGTGAAAATCAGCGTTACGGCTATTATAGGATGACATAAGTGTTCCAATTGAGTTCCTAATGCGGATGGAGGAAACCTTTATGATGAAGTGGAAAACAGCCATCCTCACGGCCAGCGACAAAGGCTCCCGGGGAGAGCGGGAGGATACGAGCGCCCAGGTGATACGGGAACTGGTCGAAGAGGAATTGAACGGTGAAATTATCGAATACCGGATCGTTCCGGACGAGGAAGATGAAATTATCGCCGCACTTATCGAAATGACCGATTATTTTCAGGCCAATCTGGTGTTGACGACCGGAGGAACGGAGCTGG includes the following:
- the moaC gene encoding cyclic pyranopterin monophosphate synthase MoaC, which translates into the protein MEQPGSGMTHFNEQGRAKMVDVSGKEVTFRTAVAVTTVTMLPSTLAAIRQGNVHKGDVLAVAQIAGIQGAKRTSDWIPMCHPLPLTGVNITFSDNGQDQLYIEASVKTEGRTGVEMEALTAVSAAALTVYDMCKALQKDMVIGPTELKSKQGGKSGDYYKGQETAESK
- a CDS encoding 5-formyltetrahydrofolate cyclo-ligase; translated protein: MELKEIKSLLRQEAAAKRASLEEPVRQTLSAAACRLAEDEVLAPLRRSRPGQRLTLFTYLSFKDELSTKPLVESCLQQGDKVLVPRVTKGGKLSVHGFEGWAALKPGVWGIPEPDADSPVWPEERYGDIDVVIVPGLVYDLQGGRIGYGGGYYDRFAQQLKQAADGRTGRTLFVSLMFEEQLVRQVPAEAHDLSLDVLITPANVFYIN
- a CDS encoding ABC-F family ATP-binding cassette domain-containing protein, which translates into the protein MLLQASNITKLYGVTPILEGISLQIQERERIGLVGVNGAGKSTLLKILAGEMSYDGGQIFKAKETTLGYLAQNSGLASDKTLWEEMLLVFAPLLEMEAELRRMEHQIADPSANHEDKSYQDLLERYAQNSDRFKDLGGYEIETRIRSVLHGMGFGAFPPDTPIATLSGGQKTRLALARILLQAPDVLMLDEPTNHLDIETLTWLEDYLRAYSGSLLVVSHDRYFLDRLVTSIVEIERHQSKRYTGNYSRYAELKDAEYESAMKQYEKQQDEIARMEDFIQKNIVRASTTKRAQSRRKMLDKMEVMDKPLGDLKRANFSFEAEIMSGREVLQVDQLSYAFDQDHPLFKNVSFELRRGETAALIGPNGIGKSTLLKILTGDLKPTAGKINWGTKIRIGYYDQEQTHLTGSNTVLEELWSAYPHVEEARIRTILGNFLFSGDDVQKRVSSLSGGEKARVALAKLMLQKANVLILDEPTNHLDLYSKEVLESALLDYDGTLLFISHDRYFLNKMAERVIELHPEGARHFLGNYDDYVEKKQELAEIAAEQAANAAAKQTAGAKKDAAETSEPKAGAASFEADKQAKREERSRQRRMEQLETSIAKLEEEIETLENELTLPEVYQDYMAVQERQATIDKHKAELAEAYAEWEQLAEA